A region from the Salidesulfovibrio onnuriiensis genome encodes:
- the tgt gene encoding tRNA guanosine(34) transglycosylase Tgt, which translates to MENLGKFTVHTTDGNARRGTLVTAHGEIQTPIFMPVGTQGTVKSLTPLDLEEMEAQIILGNTYHLYLRPGDELVARRGGLHKFANWNRPILTDSGGFQVFSLKGIRKLTEEGVEFRSYIDGSKHFFSPEKAIDIQMNLGSDIMMVLDECVGYGADRRYTEKSLEMTYRWAQRCRNHYPKGSGNQLMFGIVQGGFFKDLRDRSAEQICSIDFDGFAIGGLSVGESTEEMHELTHHTAPLLPEDKPRYLMGVGTPLDLLEGISAGVDMFDCVLPSRNARNGTLFTSQGKINIKKAAYKEDDGPLDPNCNCYTCRNFSRAYLRHLYMAKELLSYRLNTYHNLYFYLDLMKQVRKSIEEGTFQELKKQYEDVYSKG; encoded by the coding sequence ATGGAAAACCTAGGTAAATTCACCGTCCATACCACGGACGGCAACGCACGGCGTGGCACCCTGGTCACCGCGCACGGCGAAATACAGACACCCATCTTCATGCCCGTTGGCACCCAGGGAACGGTCAAGAGCCTGACCCCCCTGGACCTGGAGGAGATGGAGGCCCAGATCATCCTCGGCAACACCTACCACCTCTATCTGCGCCCGGGCGACGAACTGGTGGCGCGGCGTGGCGGCCTGCACAAATTCGCCAACTGGAATCGCCCCATCCTCACGGACAGCGGCGGCTTCCAGGTCTTCAGCCTCAAGGGCATCCGCAAACTCACTGAGGAAGGCGTGGAGTTCCGGTCCTACATCGACGGCTCCAAGCACTTCTTTTCCCCGGAAAAGGCCATCGACATCCAGATGAACCTCGGCTCCGACATCATGATGGTGCTGGACGAATGCGTGGGCTACGGCGCGGACAGAAGATATACGGAAAAAAGCCTGGAAATGACCTACCGCTGGGCGCAACGCTGCCGGAATCACTATCCCAAGGGATCCGGCAACCAACTCATGTTCGGCATTGTCCAGGGCGGTTTTTTCAAGGACCTGCGGGACCGCAGCGCCGAGCAGATCTGCAGCATTGATTTCGACGGCTTTGCCATTGGCGGCCTGTCCGTAGGCGAATCCACCGAGGAAATGCATGAACTGACCCACCACACAGCCCCTCTGCTCCCCGAGGACAAGCCCCGCTACCTTATGGGTGTGGGCACTCCCCTGGACCTTCTGGAAGGAATTTCCGCGGGCGTGGACATGTTCGACTGCGTGCTGCCTTCCCGCAATGCGCGTAACGGCACCCTGTTCACCTCGCAAGGCAAGATCAACATCAAGAAAGCGGCCTACAAGGAAGACGACGGCCCGCTTGATCCCAACTGCAACTGCTACACCTGCCGCAACTTTTCGCGCGCCTACCTCAGGCATCTGTACATGGCCAAGGAACTGCTTTCCTACCGCCTGAACACGTACCACAACCTGTATTTCTATCTGGACCTCATGAAGCAGGTACGCAAGTCCATCGAGGAAGGCACTTTCCAGGAATTGAAGAAACAATACGAAGACGTCTACAGCAAGGGCTAG
- a CDS encoding carbohydrate kinase family protein → MKVYVTGSLAFDRIMTFPGKFSDHILADKIHILNVCFVVNGLDEKFGGTAGNIAYTMALLDEKPVILSQVGKDFAAYDEWLQKHELPVEGIRTIDHEHTAGAYITTDMSDNQITGFNPGAMRHSCGYDMDLMDKNNSLGIISPGNVEDMVNHPRFYRENGIRFIFDPGQQITTLGGEKLKESLEGAHILITNDYELQMVMNDTGYSKEEILDRVDMCVTTLGDQGCVISTKDGEVAVPAAKAAEVIDPTGAGDAFRAGLLKGFCLGRDIETACRMGAVTAAYSVEKKGTQEHKFDWNDFLKRYEENYGPLN, encoded by the coding sequence GTGAAAGTATACGTTACCGGGTCCCTTGCGTTCGACCGCATCATGACCTTCCCCGGCAAGTTTTCCGACCATATCCTGGCGGACAAGATTCATATTCTCAATGTCTGCTTCGTGGTCAACGGCCTGGACGAAAAGTTCGGCGGCACTGCGGGCAACATCGCCTATACCATGGCGCTTCTGGATGAGAAGCCCGTCATTCTCAGCCAGGTGGGCAAGGACTTCGCCGCCTACGACGAATGGCTGCAGAAGCACGAACTGCCCGTGGAAGGTATCCGCACCATCGACCATGAACACACTGCCGGGGCGTATATCACCACGGACATGTCCGACAACCAGATCACCGGGTTCAACCCCGGGGCCATGCGTCATTCCTGCGGATATGACATGGACCTCATGGACAAAAATAATTCCTTGGGCATCATTTCTCCGGGCAATGTGGAAGACATGGTGAATCATCCCAGGTTCTACCGGGAAAACGGCATCCGGTTCATCTTCGACCCGGGCCAGCAGATCACCACCCTGGGCGGGGAAAAGCTCAAGGAAAGCCTGGAGGGCGCCCATATCCTGATCACCAATGACTATGAACTGCAGATGGTCATGAACGATACGGGCTACTCCAAAGAAGAAATTCTTGATAGGGTGGACATGTGCGTCACCACTCTGGGCGACCAGGGCTGCGTGATCAGCACCAAGGACGGCGAAGTGGCGGTGCCTGCGGCCAAGGCCGCCGAGGTGATCGACCCCACAGGTGCGGGCGACGCCTTCAGGGCCGGGCTGCTCAAGGGTTTCTGCCTGGGCAGGGACATAGAAACCGCCTGCCGGATGGGTGCCGTGACCGCAGCGTACTCCGTGGAGAAAAAAGGAACACAGGAGCACAAATTCGACTGGAACGACTTCCTGAAACGCTATGAGGAGAACTACGGCCCCCTGAACTAG
- a CDS encoding ATP-binding protein, producing MKQIVIISGKGGTGKTSITAALAGAGPHKVLADCDVDAADLHLILSPEINLKEKFHSGFTATIDLDKCIQCGQCREHCRFDAISPEFTVIREKCEGCGACEFVCPSEAATMQDRMCGYQFVSNTRFGTMVHAALGIGEENSGKLVTSVRREAKAIAEAEKAKFVLVDGSPGIGCPVIASLADIDICILVAEPTVSAIHDLKRVHELAGHFKTPCMCILNKCGINPALEQELEQYCAANSIVLLGKFQYDLDFTKAQLHRQTVVEYDPEKFGPIIDGIWNEINQYFRQMEE from the coding sequence ATGAAACAGATCGTTATCATCAGCGGAAAGGGAGGTACCGGCAAGACCTCCATCACGGCCGCGCTGGCGGGGGCCGGTCCCCACAAGGTTCTTGCCGACTGCGACGTAGATGCCGCGGACCTGCATCTTATCCTGAGCCCCGAGATCAACCTGAAGGAAAAATTTCACAGCGGATTCACCGCGACTATCGACCTGGACAAATGCATTCAATGCGGCCAATGCCGTGAACATTGCCGATTCGATGCCATTTCCCCAGAGTTCACCGTTATTCGTGAAAAATGCGAGGGGTGCGGGGCATGTGAATTCGTCTGCCCATCAGAGGCGGCCACCATGCAGGACCGGATGTGCGGCTATCAATTCGTATCCAACACCCGCTTCGGCACCATGGTCCATGCCGCACTTGGTATCGGCGAAGAGAATTCCGGCAAGCTGGTCACGTCAGTACGAAGGGAGGCCAAGGCCATTGCCGAGGCAGAGAAGGCGAAGTTCGTCCTGGTGGACGGTTCTCCCGGAATTGGCTGCCCAGTCATCGCCTCCCTTGCGGACATAGACATCTGCATTCTGGTGGCCGAACCCACTGTATCGGCCATACACGACCTCAAGCGGGTCCATGAGCTGGCCGGGCACTTCAAGACGCCCTGCATGTGCATCCTGAACAAATGCGGTATCAACCCTGCTCTGGAGCAGGAACTGGAGCAATACTGCGCGGCGAACTCCATAGTTCTTCTCGGCAAGTTCCAGTACGACCTGGACTTTACCAAGGCCCAGCTCCATCGACAGACCGTTGTTGAATACGACCCGGAAAAATTCGGCCCCATCATTGACGGAATATGGAATGAAATAAATCAGTACTTCAGACAAATGGAGGAGTGA
- a CDS encoding AsmA family protein produces MLKKILISISAILFVCIGSVAGALLWASYYVDSPQFRNDLFASLSRITGREVRLNGELDVAVYPWFGLRAYDVTVANEPEFGDEPYISYREVAFGVEVLPLLARELVVSEILIDGMEIRLIRNADSEVNWDYYQGVSAASETPFFSYFKSIFIAGVNVHDAVLSFDDGELDENIRLHGLSARIGAFIPGESAGFDVDGIFERVKGELSVELHVSGILNTDLFSRSSMFDETSVELLIRGGGLPEQETARLVADIDYDKTDDDFRFENVHARVFDVDVSGSGAVEDVLSDWKLSGEVTTEVFSPISILKRLDVKRPLDKVRGLTKAKCKAVVSATASSIVFPKVVMLMDDTQLSGNATVELQTSPRVAFDVSATRLDLDRYLPLFETGTPFIWDDYSLPFWGGLRASGNAVVNEFRVLGTDFNNVKATLVAEKGALKASARAGLYGGLLGADLAMNIDRRKDDPALWTSLKAQIKSAKFESIPYASGDWGKLEGPVDMGLSLLLNQDSCQAQARSIEALRNMRLDLDINSPGGSLKLKKSDEAFQFDRLRMQVKATPMPSNKGDYLFNTQATFRAEQKRSSHYGVLSWSGPLALNKDFNMVSSSGGGWNLESAGWLLPGLDDVVTAKGQAGFTPNMRRLTIKDAELKALGATLTTSFASENPLEDSRILDGSFSLYGFNPEAVIAKYGVNVYEMEDESVFDFLTAHADFRYANSRLFLSRLKAQLDDTSIEGKLDTTMTNPPEFNVALKLGRVDLDRYLTPDKKPDLKKLRAGIDEDAPPVAMPLDFLRWLTVQGSLWVEEFILQDIKVQKLSGAVDARAGKIKADNLSGDFYGGSLKGSLNGVVHAKELESSLKLSLHDFEVGPMLQDLVEREYVQGRTNMDIDINGRGASDDDIVANLNGTIDLSVGKGSYKFMNWDAKVDPRKIAQGEPDPRTQRTAFNSVTSKWVIKDGYFDMKQFHLDGPLMTGTGYGGFSPAEESIDLNFKADFVAVPSVTVRIVGHIQDPEVKVPKGKIVTDTLQNIINIPQKSLRFLRDLFF; encoded by the coding sequence ATGTTGAAAAAAATACTGATATCGATCTCGGCCATCCTGTTTGTGTGCATAGGCTCGGTTGCTGGCGCACTCTTGTGGGCGTCCTATTATGTGGATTCCCCGCAGTTCAGGAATGACCTGTTTGCCAGTCTTTCCAGAATTACAGGGCGTGAGGTCAGGCTTAACGGGGAACTCGATGTTGCCGTGTACCCCTGGTTTGGCCTGCGTGCCTATGACGTGACCGTCGCCAACGAGCCCGAGTTCGGTGATGAGCCTTACATCTCTTACCGCGAAGTGGCATTCGGGGTGGAAGTGCTTCCCTTGTTGGCTCGGGAACTGGTGGTCAGCGAGATTCTCATCGACGGCATGGAGATCCGGCTGATCCGCAATGCCGACTCCGAGGTGAACTGGGATTATTATCAGGGCGTTTCCGCTGCTTCCGAAACACCATTTTTTTCATATTTTAAAAGCATATTCATTGCAGGCGTGAATGTTCATGACGCCGTTTTGAGCTTCGATGACGGCGAGTTGGATGAAAACATCCGTCTTCATGGCCTTTCGGCCCGAATTGGCGCCTTTATCCCGGGCGAGTCCGCCGGGTTTGACGTCGATGGCATTTTCGAACGGGTCAAAGGGGAGTTGTCGGTCGAGCTTCATGTCTCCGGAATCTTGAACACGGATTTGTTTTCGAGAAGCAGCATGTTCGATGAAACTTCCGTCGAATTGCTTATTCGGGGAGGAGGGCTTCCCGAGCAGGAAACGGCTCGACTGGTGGCTGATATTGACTACGACAAGACTGATGATGATTTTCGTTTCGAAAATGTCCACGCCCGCGTGTTTGATGTCGACGTCAGCGGCAGTGGGGCTGTGGAAGATGTCCTCAGTGACTGGAAACTGTCCGGGGAAGTGACGACCGAGGTCTTTTCGCCCATTTCCATCTTGAAACGACTGGATGTGAAAAGGCCGCTGGATAAGGTTCGTGGATTGACCAAGGCAAAATGCAAGGCCGTGGTCAGTGCAACGGCTTCTTCCATTGTGTTTCCCAAGGTCGTTATGCTGATGGACGACACGCAGCTTTCCGGCAATGCGACCGTGGAATTGCAGACTTCCCCGAGGGTGGCCTTTGATGTGTCTGCCACCCGTTTGGACCTGGATCGATATCTGCCGTTGTTTGAGACCGGAACGCCTTTTATTTGGGATGACTATTCCTTGCCGTTCTGGGGTGGGCTGCGTGCCTCGGGCAATGCGGTCGTCAACGAATTCCGGGTGCTGGGAACGGATTTCAACAACGTAAAGGCAACGCTTGTAGCTGAAAAGGGCGCACTGAAAGCCTCTGCTCGGGCCGGTCTCTATGGAGGGTTGCTGGGGGCGGACCTGGCAATGAACATCGACCGCAGAAAGGATGATCCCGCCCTCTGGACTTCACTCAAGGCCCAAATCAAATCCGCTAAATTTGAATCCATTCCCTATGCCAGCGGAGATTGGGGGAAGCTTGAAGGCCCCGTGGACATGGGGCTTTCCCTGCTGCTTAATCAGGATTCCTGCCAGGCCCAGGCGCGTTCTATCGAAGCATTGCGCAACATGCGCCTTGATCTGGATATCAATTCTCCGGGCGGTTCGTTGAAGCTGAAGAAAAGCGACGAGGCCTTTCAGTTCGATCGTTTAAGGATGCAGGTCAAGGCAACGCCCATGCCTTCGAACAAGGGCGACTACCTGTTCAATACCCAGGCCACTTTCCGTGCCGAGCAGAAGAGGTCTTCCCATTACGGAGTTTTGAGCTGGAGCGGACCGCTCGCGCTCAATAAAGATTTCAATATGGTCTCCTCCTCCGGGGGAGGGTGGAATCTTGAGAGTGCCGGATGGTTGCTGCCCGGCCTTGACGATGTCGTGACTGCCAAGGGGCAGGCCGGTTTCACCCCGAATATGCGTCGATTGACCATTAAGGATGCTGAGCTCAAGGCGTTGGGCGCAACCCTGACTACTTCATTTGCCTCCGAAAATCCTTTAGAGGACAGCCGCATTCTGGACGGTTCGTTCTCGCTGTACGGTTTTAACCCGGAAGCGGTGATCGCAAAGTACGGGGTGAACGTCTATGAGATGGAAGACGAGAGTGTTTTCGATTTTCTGACGGCTCATGCCGATTTCCGATATGCAAATTCCAGGCTTTTCCTGAGTCGTCTCAAGGCCCAGTTGGATGATACGTCCATCGAGGGGAAACTCGACACAACCATGACCAATCCTCCTGAATTCAATGTAGCCCTGAAGCTCGGAAGGGTGGACTTGGATCGCTACCTGACGCCGGATAAAAAGCCAGACCTCAAGAAACTTCGGGCGGGCATTGATGAAGACGCGCCCCCTGTCGCCATGCCGCTGGATTTTTTGCGCTGGCTGACCGTTCAAGGATCCCTTTGGGTGGAGGAATTCATCCTGCAGGATATCAAGGTGCAGAAATTGTCCGGGGCGGTCGATGCCCGGGCAGGGAAGATCAAGGCTGATAATCTTTCCGGAGATTTTTATGGAGGTTCTCTCAAAGGTTCCTTGAACGGTGTGGTGCATGCCAAGGAGCTTGAATCGTCCCTGAAGCTCTCCCTGCATGACTTCGAGGTCGGCCCTATGCTTCAGGATCTTGTGGAACGCGAATATGTTCAGGGCCGGACCAACATGGATATCGACATCAATGGCCGGGGGGCCTCTGACGACGATATAGTGGCCAATTTGAACGGCACCATCGATTTGAGCGTGGGTAAGGGGTCATATAAATTCATGAACTGGGACGCCAAGGTCGATCCCAGGAAAATCGCCCAGGGAGAACCCGATCCACGTACGCAACGCACCGCATTCAATAGCGTCACATCGAAGTGGGTCATTAAGGACGGCTATTTTGATATGAAACAGTTCCATTTGGACGGCCCGCTCATGACCGGGACAGGATATGGCGGTTTCAGTCCTGCCGAGGAAAGTATCGACTTGAATTTCAAGGCTGATTTCGTGGCTGTGCCCAGCGTGACCGTACGTATCGTGGGCCATATCCAGGACCCGGAGGTCAAGGTGCCCAAGGGCAAGATCGTGACGGACACCTTGCAGAACATAATAAATATTCCACAGAAATCATTGCGGTTTCTAAGAGATCTGTTTTTCTAG
- the cutA gene encoding divalent-cation tolerance protein CutA has translation MPESLLYMTFGAMEEAQRIGEALVRGRLAACVNILPGMRSLYWWKGRVETADEVVMIAKTRTELTESVIEYVRTRHSYEVPSIVSMSIAGGNPDFLDWIRKETRETNDSGDMV, from the coding sequence ATGCCGGAATCGTTGTTGTATATGACCTTTGGAGCCATGGAAGAGGCGCAGCGCATCGGCGAAGCGCTTGTTCGGGGGCGGCTGGCGGCCTGCGTGAACATTCTGCCCGGAATGCGGTCCCTGTACTGGTGGAAGGGGCGTGTGGAAACGGCCGACGAGGTTGTCATGATCGCCAAGACCAGGACGGAACTGACTGAATCCGTAATCGAATATGTCAGGACACGTCACAGCTATGAAGTCCCCAGTATCGTTTCCATGTCCATTGCCGGGGGAAATCCCGACTTTCTGGATTGGATACGAAAGGAAACCAGGGAGACAAATGATTCCGGGGACATGGTTTGA
- a CDS encoding ATP-binding protein, protein MQIAIASGKGGTGKTTVATNLAAYFSRTGMDVSLIDCDVEEPNAHFFLTPQWKDEKKETVPVPRIDHDKCLGEECRKCIELCRFNALIWMVDAVLEFPELCHGCGLCTIACPASAIEESTRSLGISRVGQKDSISLYSGLLRIGEAMAPPLIKKVKQRALTEHPAPDVRLIDCPPGATCPVVEALEGSDAAILVTEPTPFGLHDLRIAVELLRKMEVPFGVVINRAGMGDDRVHDYLKEENIALLGELPHSMEAASSYSEGKLLIEQVPGYEKVISQIAQNIQNMAKSTR, encoded by the coding sequence ATGCAAATAGCCATCGCCAGCGGCAAGGGGGGGACCGGAAAAACTACCGTCGCCACCAATCTTGCCGCTTATTTCAGCCGGACCGGCATGGATGTCTCCCTTATCGATTGCGATGTGGAGGAGCCCAACGCCCATTTTTTCCTGACCCCGCAATGGAAGGACGAAAAAAAGGAAACCGTACCGGTTCCCAGAATCGACCACGACAAATGTCTCGGAGAGGAATGCCGCAAGTGCATCGAACTCTGCCGATTCAATGCCCTGATCTGGATGGTGGACGCGGTTCTGGAGTTTCCTGAACTGTGCCATGGTTGCGGACTGTGCACCATTGCATGTCCCGCATCCGCCATTGAGGAATCCACCCGTTCCCTGGGAATTTCACGCGTGGGACAAAAAGATTCCATATCCCTCTACAGTGGGCTGTTACGCATCGGCGAAGCCATGGCCCCCCCTCTGATTAAGAAGGTGAAGCAACGCGCCCTGACCGAGCACCCCGCCCCGGACGTCCGGCTCATTGACTGTCCTCCGGGAGCCACCTGTCCGGTGGTGGAAGCCCTGGAAGGAAGCGATGCCGCAATTCTGGTTACCGAACCCACCCCCTTTGGACTGCATGACCTGCGTATCGCAGTGGAGCTGCTCCGAAAAATGGAAGTTCCGTTCGGCGTTGTCATCAACAGGGCCGGAATGGGCGACGACAGGGTTCACGATTACCTGAAAGAGGAAAACATCGCCCTGCTCGGAGAACTGCCCCACAGCATGGAGGCCGCCTCTTCCTATTCCGAAGGGAAGCTGCTCATTGAGCAAGTCCCCGGATATGAGAAAGTCATTTCCCAAATTGCCCAAAATATTCAAAACATGGCCAAAAGCACGAGATAA
- the nth gene encoding endonuclease III — protein sequence MKKQERALAIYERLKKRYPSPEPALDWTNAWELLVATVLAAQCTDERVNKVTPAFFSAWPTIHNVANASIEELEDAVRSTGFFRNKAKNLKAAAQRIMDVYAGNVPQTMKDLVTLPGVARKTANIVLSNAFGIHEGIAVDTHVKRLTFRMGLTKNTDPVRIEKDLMPLYPTETWGDVNHFLVYYGREVCNARKPKCTDCELNDICPKHGVE from the coding sequence ATGAAAAAACAGGAACGAGCCCTTGCCATATACGAACGGCTGAAAAAACGGTACCCCTCGCCCGAACCGGCCCTGGACTGGACCAACGCCTGGGAGCTGCTGGTGGCCACTGTTCTGGCGGCACAATGTACGGACGAACGGGTCAACAAGGTCACCCCGGCCTTTTTCTCGGCATGGCCCACCATCCACAATGTCGCCAACGCCTCGATTGAGGAGCTCGAAGACGCGGTTCGTTCCACGGGCTTTTTCCGCAACAAGGCCAAGAACCTCAAGGCGGCCGCGCAAAGGATCATGGATGTCTACGCCGGCAACGTGCCGCAGACCATGAAGGATCTCGTTACCCTGCCCGGCGTTGCGCGGAAAACCGCCAACATCGTGCTCTCCAATGCCTTTGGCATCCATGAAGGCATTGCCGTGGACACCCACGTCAAACGCCTCACCTTTCGCATGGGACTGACCAAAAACACAGACCCAGTGCGCATTGAAAAGGACCTCATGCCGCTGTATCCGACGGAAACCTGGGGCGATGTGAACCATTTCCTGGTTTACTACGGTCGCGAAGTATGCAATGCACGCAAGCCCAAATGCACTGATTGCGAACTTAATGATATATGTCCGAAACACGGAGTCGAATAA
- a CDS encoding CGGC domain-containing protein, protein MEKILILGCKNTMDDVCIGCSRCIVGFNKKAGSFSAYQDAEAELIGLLGCGGCPGASIVPRLAQMKLWNAPMGEIPTKIHIAPCIASHCPHKDVIIQKVKKLSGIEVIEGTHPYLPEDIFA, encoded by the coding sequence GTGGAAAAGATCCTGATACTCGGCTGCAAGAACACCATGGATGATGTCTGTATAGGATGTTCCCGCTGCATTGTAGGCTTTAACAAAAAAGCGGGATCATTCTCCGCGTACCAGGATGCTGAAGCGGAACTCATCGGATTGCTGGGGTGCGGGGGCTGTCCCGGTGCCAGCATCGTTCCCAGGCTTGCGCAAATGAAGCTCTGGAACGCACCCATGGGAGAAATCCCCACCAAGATTCACATCGCCCCCTGTATTGCATCGCACTGTCCCCACAAGGATGTCATCATCCAAAAGGTAAAGAAACTTTCGGGGATCGAAGTCATAGAGGGAACACACCCCTATCTGCCCGAAGACATCTTCGCATAA
- a CDS encoding YhjD/YihY/BrkB family envelope integrity protein — protein MTPTKIKNKSKHLQTRFSQEIWVRDTPETPVPLRLAKGTARWGYLLFHGFFKDQCIIRAAALTFTTILSIVPFLAVAFSISKGFGLQNTEFIRTMVLRMSTGNTEVADKIIQYIDRTNVQTLGWIGIAMLLFTVFSLIGTIEKAFNTIWSVQRGRTAWRKVTDFFPVIFICPIFLLVASSFNVSLQKQEIIQGLLSVSAIGYVEALILKLAPLMLIIIAFSFMYAFIPNTRVKITSALLGGLVGGVLWQLAQWVYINWQIGAAKYNAIYGSFAQFPLLLMWIYISWVVVLLGSEAGYAWQNINSFVKQRFFGAASALERQKIAVIMMSFLAKRFHNGEPLPSVEDISDRLMVPAPLVSDLFEVMRTAGLTVRTDSVGCEVYAPARALDAIRLVDIIGVVNSEGGGKTGGIFKSRFQFIDGLFEGMRRDVEKSDANLTLLESAQRLHDDPVNAGEVGDACGEAAQGS, from the coding sequence ATGACGCCGACAAAAATAAAAAATAAATCGAAACATTTGCAGACAAGGTTTTCCCAGGAAATCTGGGTCAGGGATACACCGGAGACCCCTGTGCCCTTGCGGCTGGCCAAGGGAACCGCCCGGTGGGGATACCTTCTTTTCCATGGCTTTTTCAAGGACCAGTGCATTATCCGTGCAGCGGCGCTGACATTCACCACGATATTGTCCATCGTGCCTTTCCTGGCTGTCGCCTTTTCCATTTCCAAGGGCTTTGGCCTGCAGAATACCGAGTTCATCCGCACCATGGTCCTGCGCATGTCCACGGGCAATACCGAGGTGGCCGACAAGATCATACAATATATAGACCGGACCAACGTGCAGACCCTTGGCTGGATCGGTATCGCCATGCTGCTGTTTACAGTATTTTCACTTATCGGAACCATTGAAAAGGCATTCAACACCATCTGGAGCGTACAGCGGGGCAGAACCGCCTGGCGCAAGGTTACGGATTTCTTCCCGGTTATCTTCATTTGTCCCATATTTCTTCTGGTGGCCTCCAGCTTCAACGTAAGCCTGCAGAAACAGGAAATCATCCAGGGTCTGCTGAGCGTTTCGGCTATCGGCTATGTGGAGGCGCTGATCCTCAAGCTTGCGCCTTTGATGCTGATCATTATCGCCTTCAGTTTCATGTATGCCTTTATTCCCAACACCAGAGTCAAGATAACCAGCGCTCTCCTGGGAGGCCTGGTAGGAGGAGTCCTCTGGCAGCTGGCGCAGTGGGTGTACATCAACTGGCAGATAGGTGCGGCAAAGTACAATGCCATCTATGGCAGCTTTGCGCAGTTCCCGCTGTTGCTCATGTGGATTTACATTAGCTGGGTGGTTGTTCTTCTGGGAAGCGAGGCCGGTTATGCCTGGCAAAATATCAACTCATTCGTGAAGCAGCGCTTCTTTGGCGCGGCCAGTGCCTTGGAACGCCAGAAGATCGCGGTCATCATGATGTCGTTTTTGGCCAAGCGATTTCACAATGGTGAGCCTCTGCCGTCGGTTGAGGATATCTCCGACAGGCTTATGGTTCCCGCCCCGCTGGTTTCAGATCTGTTCGAAGTCATGCGCACGGCAGGACTGACCGTGCGAACGGACAGCGTGGGATGCGAGGTGTATGCACCGGCCCGGGCGTTGGACGCCATCCGGCTCGTGGATATCATCGGCGTGGTAAACAGTGAGGGGGGCGGCAAGACTGGCGGTATCTTCAAGTCCAGGTTCCAGTTCATCGACGGCCTGTTTGAGGGCATGCGACGTGACGTGGAGAAAAGCGACGCCAACTTGACCTTGCTGGAAAGTGCGCAGCGGCTTCACGATGACCCCGTGAATGCGGGGGAAGTGGGGGATGCCTGCGGCGAAGCCGCTCAGGGGAGTTGA
- a CDS encoding YdcF family protein: MIALAGLLFWAAQWLDVNEPPQNGDYIVPLAGDPHRLFKAAELYKKGYAPTVTLSRAKLYPPSRLDKLEIKLGAPSYGPYEFEHKVLESQGVPAASIEEFGNGHISTVEEAEALKRHLQNKKATLLLVTSPYHARRAKMIFQDIMPEANILVSVPPEGSFKKCWWQDQQSAQNIVMELVKTAHYLLGGAFRSKQSGQLP, from the coding sequence ATGATCGCCCTGGCGGGGCTGCTCTTCTGGGCCGCACAATGGCTGGACGTAAACGAACCGCCCCAAAACGGCGATTACATTGTTCCCCTGGCCGGGGATCCCCATAGGCTTTTCAAGGCTGCGGAGCTGTACAAAAAAGGCTACGCCCCCACCGTCACGCTCAGCCGGGCAAAACTTTATCCGCCAAGCCGCCTGGATAAATTAGAAATAAAACTGGGGGCCCCCAGTTACGGCCCGTATGAATTCGAGCACAAAGTGCTGGAATCTCAAGGCGTGCCAGCGGCAAGCATTGAGGAATTCGGCAACGGGCACATCAGTACGGTGGAAGAGGCAGAGGCGCTGAAACGGCATCTGCAAAATAAAAAGGCAACCCTGCTGCTGGTCACCTCTCCCTACCATGCCCGGCGTGCGAAAATGATTTTCCAGGACATCATGCCTGAAGCGAATATCCTGGTTTCGGTGCCCCCAGAAGGCTCTTTCAAAAAGTGCTGGTGGCAGGATCAGCAGTCCGCCCAGAACATTGTCATGGAACTGGTAAAGACCGCCCACTACCTGTTGGGAGGAGCCTTTCGCTCGAAGCAGTCCGGTCAACTCCCCTGA